From Scleropages formosus chromosome 1, fSclFor1.1, whole genome shotgun sequence, a single genomic window includes:
- the LOC108919736 gene encoding protein Niban-like → MLWASVLRGALQRHSTVLQGSNALEAKAVLEAVLLYGQQRGTFHCGAVAMGTKEEILASIIMEEVLPYLQDQLFPRKIMPQSWRRVAWMKFLAAAYDRVFAQVGTEMTALMETWAQERPLLEKQVRADLHEITALQDSISRKMTGG, encoded by the exons ATGCTGTGGGCCAGCGTCCTCCGTGGGGCGCTGCAGAGGCACAGCACGG TTCTCCAGGGGAGCAACGCTCTGGAGGCCAAGGCCGTCCTGGAAGCCGTGCTCCTCTACGGGCAACAGCGCGGTACCTTCCACTGCGGGGCCGTCGCCATGGGCACCAAGGAGGAG ATTTTGGCCAGCATTATCATGGAGGAAGTTCTCCCGTACCTTCAAGACCAGCTCTTCCCCAGGAAGATCATGCCTCAGAGTTGGAGAAGAGTTGCCTGGATGAAG TTCCTGGCAGCCGCATACGACCGAGTGTTCGCTCAGGTCGGGACGGAGATGACAGCTCTGATGGAGACGTGGGCTCaggagcgccccctgctggaaaAGCAGGTCCGCGCCGATCTGCACGAGATCACGGCCCTGCAGGACAGCATCTCTCGGAAAATGACAGGTGGGTGA
- the LOC108919702 gene encoding protein Niban-like, whose translation MGTLISRHLDAKDRKYLSGHTARVLRDFSSHLHLQLNAALLEREQSHMGLRDATGRQTVLQQHDTWRGGEVLLEGTVLQYADGSWRARHLQVTKDFTVESSNSSEVFEGGRPRGTPIVLSGSQICTSVREHRLLLDTACQHITGDMK comes from the exons ATGGGGACGCTCATCTCCAGGCACCTGGACGCCAAAGACAGGAAGTATCTGTCGG GACACACAGCCCGCGTCCTGAGGGACTTCTCCTCGCACTTGCATCTGCAGCTGAATGCTGCCCTGCTGGAGCGCGAGCAGAGCCACATGGGGTTGAGAGATGCTACAGGGAGACAGACGGTCTTGCAGCAACAC GACACGTGGCGCGGCGGGGAAGTGCTGCTGGAGGGAACCGTGCTTCAGTATGCGGACGGCTCGTGGAGAGCGCGTCACCTGCAGGTCACCAAGGACTTTACAGTGGAGAGTAGCAACTCCAGTGAG GTGTTTGAGGGGGGCCGGCCGCGCGGGACACCCATCGTCCTCTCGGGCAGCCAGATCTGCACCTCTGTGCGGGAACATCGCCTCCTGCTGGACACAGCTTGTCAGCACATCACAG GCGATATGAAATGA
- the p2ry11 gene encoding P2Y purinoceptor 11: MMNGTDYNDNFQMSFLPPMYGIEFLVALLGNALALWLMVTRERRDWHTGVVFSCNLAISDLLYIFTLPLMVVYYVRGKNWSFGSAACKAERFLFTCNLYVSILFIMCISLNRYVAIVHPFFAHRRVRPVHAKVASLSAWLLVLLISTPVLHFAGTCPSLDSSKTECVSSCQHDNHKVQFCYNVFLATLGGLLPFLLTLLSYGAIVWVVCKNHNITALEKRKVATLVASVLVVYAVSVVPYLILRNVHLYNKMWKQISPRSYNAYQVTKGLVTFSTCVHPILYMAVFDSIRTVCCGANGGGQPQKRGGVAPESRPV, translated from the coding sequence ATGATGAACGGCACCGACTACAATGACAACTTCCAAATGAGCTTCCTGCCTCCCATGTACGGGATCGAGTTTTTGGTGGCGCTGCTGGGAAACGCGCTCGCGCTCTGGCTCATGGTGACGCGCGAGCGCCGGGACTGGCACACGGGTGTGGTCTTCTCCTGCAACCTGGCCATCAGCGACCTGCTCTATATCTTCACCCTGCCGCTGATGGTCGTCTACTACGTGCGCGGCAAAAACTGGTCTTTCGGCTCAGCTGCCTGCAAAGCCGAGCGCTTCCTGTTTACTTGCAACCTCTATGTGAGCATTCTATTCATCATGTGCATCAGCCTCAACCGCTACGTGGCCATCGTGCACCCCTTCTTCGCGCACCGGCGCGTGCGGCCCGTCCACGCCAAGGTGGCCAGCTTGAGCGCGTGGCTGCTGGTGTTGCTCATTTCGACGCCGGTCCTGCATTTCGCTGGCACGTGCCCCAGCTTGGACTCCAGCAAAACGGAGTGCGTGTCCTCCTGTCAGCACGACAACCACAAAGTCCAGTTCTGCTACAACGTCTTCCTGGCCACGTTGGGCGGCCTGTTGCCATTCCTGCTCACCCTGCTGTCGTATGGAGCCATCGTGTGGGTCGTGTGCAAGAACCACAACATCACGGcactggagaagaggaaggtggCCACGCTGGTGGCCTCCGTGCTGGTAGTGTACGCCGTGTCCGTGGTGCCCTACCTCATCCTGCGCAACGTGCACCTCTACAACAAGATGTGGAAGCAGATCAGTCCCAGGAGCTACAACGCCTACCAGGTGACCAAGGGCCTGGTGACCTTCAGCACGTGCGTCCACCCCATCCTCTACATGGCCGTGTTCGACAGCATTCGCACCGTGTGCTGCGGGGCGAATGGAGGCGGCCAGCCCCAGAAAAGGGGAGGGGTGGCCCCCGAGAGCCGGCCCGTGTGA
- the slc27a1a gene encoding long-chain fatty acid transport protein 1 — MHSTARASLSLGSLGLLRLFSVPWSWSLAASLGVYLGTGGWRYLYVAARTARRDLNGLYVLLRVKLALRWHVRNRSTIPSIFAQTVAMHPDKAALVYEATGETWSFSQLDRLSDAVAHWALAQGWASGDIVALFMESRPLLVALWLGLAKVGVEAALINFNLRRDSLTHCMGVSGARGIVFGAELADAMEEVSESLGQSMVRFCAGELSPERLASLAAHPLDQLLGSAPQGPLSRTCNKGFNDRLFYIYTSGTTGLPKAAIVVHSRYYRIAAFGYYAFRIRPDDIIYDCLPLYHSAGNIMGVGQCLLYGLTVVVKKKFSASRFWEDCIKYNCTVVQYIGEICRYLLSQPVRPSETQHQVRLAVGNGLRPSVWEAFMQRFRVAQIGEFYGATECNCSIANMDGKVGACGFNSRILPGVYPIQLVQVDEESMELVRDRHGLCVPCRPGEPGLLVGRINQQDPLRRFDGYASKDATKKKIVHDVFRKGDSAYLSGDVLVMDELGYMFFRDRSGDTFRWRGENVSTTEVEGTLSSLLGQTDVAVYGVSVPGVEGKAGMAAIADRTGHFDCGTFLREVQRALPPYARPVFLRISTHVDTTGTFKIQKTRLQREGFDPRHSTDQIYFLNPRAGRYEGVTEELYSSIVEGRMSL; from the exons ATGCACAGCACTGCCAGAGCCTCCCTCTCGCTGGGCTCCCTGGGGCTCTTGCGCCTCTTCTCCGTGCCCTGGTCCTGGAGCCTGGCGGCCAGCCTCGGGGTCTACTTGGGCACCGGGGGGTGGAGGTACCTGTACGTGGCGGCACGCACTGCCAGGAGAGACCTCAA TGGCTTGTATGTGCTACTGCGAGTGAAGCTCGCCCTCCGCTGGCACGTGCGCAACAGGAGCACCATCCCTTCCATCTTTGCACAGACCGTGGCGATGCACCCAGACAAGGCGGCGCTCGTGTACGAGGCCACGGGCGAGACGTGGAGCTTTTCCCAGCTCGACCGGCTCTCAGACGCTGTAGCCCACTGGGCCCTGGCCCAGGGCTGGGCCTCCGGGGACATCGTAGCCCTCTTTATGGAGAGCAGACCCCTGCTGGTGGCACTGTGGCTCGGGCTGGCCAAGGTGGGCGTGGAGGCGGCACTCATCAACTTCAACCTGCGGCGCGATTCGCTGACACACTGCATGGGCGTGTCTGGCGCACGCGGCATCGTGTTCGGGGCGGAGCTGGCCGACG CCATGGAGGAGGTGAGCGAATCCTTAGGCCAGTCCATGGTGCGTTTCTGTGCTGGGGAGCTGAGCCCGGAGCGCCTGGCCTCCCTCGCTGCCCACCCCCTAGACCAGCTGCTGGGCTCTGCCCCTCAGGGCCCTCTCTCTCGCACCTGCAACAAGGGCTTCAACG ACAGGCTCTTCTACATCTACACGTCTGGCACCACCGGACTGCCCAAGGCTGCCATTGTAGTGCACAGCcg GTATTACCGCATTGCAGCGTTTGGGTATTATGCCTTCCGCATTCGCCCTGATGACATCATCTATGACTGCCTGCCGCTGTACCATTCAGCAG GGAACATCATGGGTGTGGGCCAGTGTCTCCTCTATGGCCTCACGGTGGTGGTGAAGAAGAAGTTCTCCGCCAGTCGCTTCTGGGAAGACTGTATTAAGTACAACTGCACG GTGGTGCAGTACATCGGAGAGATCTGTCGATACCTCCTGTCGCAACCCGTGCGTCCCTCTGAGACGCAGCACCAGGTTCGACTGGCTGTGGGCAATGGGCTCCGCCCCAGCGTCTGGGAGGCGTTCATGCAGCGCTTCCGGGTCGCACAGATCGGGGAGTTCTACGGAGCCACAGAGTGCAACTGCAGCATTGCCAACATGGATGGCAAG GTGGGGGCATGTGGGTTCAACAGCCGCATCCTGCCAGGTGTGTACCCCATCCAGCTGGTCCAAGTGGACGAGGAAAGCATGGAGCTGGTGAGGGACCGCCACGGCCTCTGTGTGCCCTGCCGCCCAG GTGAGCCAGGCCTTCTGGTAGGCAGGATCAATCAGCAGGACCCACTGCGGCGCTTCGATGGTTACGCCAGCAAGGACGCCACCAAGAAGAAGATCGTTCACGACGTCTTCAGAAAGGGAGACTCTGCGTATCTTTCAG GAGATGTGCTGGTCATGGACGAGCTGGGCTACATGTTTTTCCGGGACCGCAGCGGGGACACATTCCGCTGGAGGGGCGAAAATGTCTCCACCACAGAGGTGGAGGGCACCCTGAGTTCCCTGCTGGGCCAGACCGACGTGGCCGTGTACGGCGTATCTGTACCag GGGTGGAGGGGAAGGCCGGCATGGCAGCCATAGCTGACCGCACGGGCCACTTTGACTGCGGGACCTTCTTACGGGAGGTGCAGCGCGCTCTGCCCCCGTACGCACGCCCTGTCTTCCTGCGCATCTCCACCCACGTGGACACGACAG GCACCTTTAAAATCCAGAAGACTCGCCTACAGAGGGAGGGATTCGACCCGCGCCACTCCACCGACCAGATCTACTTCCTGAACCCGCGGGCAGGCCGTTATGAGGGTGTGACCGAGGAGCTCTACAGCTCCATAGTGGAGGGCAGAATGTCTCTATGA
- the ptger1c gene encoding prostaglandin E receptor 1c (subtype EP1) codes for MMTMMMTLQRQSSPGVIEEDLDKTWDMKGFLGLEGCQRRESREEDSVERKTLVELSVDSSENGAEEGRKMMASSTPPLLEPSSAPSPPGQQFPTQCPYPRPLNGSCGPLSGPPTMGVSCLTMALGALSNLAALVILAKSRSRSRSRFRRRARTPFLLLTGALLLTDLAGHVIPGALALRLHAERLRDRGEAMKPAGLFCQLFGACMVFFGLCPLLLGGAMAAERCLGITRPLLHSAAVTATRARLTVALLSGVALLLAVLPLVAVGRYTPQFPGTWCFLPVHGPLAAADAALLLAFSALGLLALTFSLLCNTTSGLVLLLRARRSRGIGTRPHGCVSSSSSSSLDLEMMGQLGAITTVSCVCWCPLLIFILVSVGQCYQERGQSAPEFEQLVLLGLRMASWNQVLDPWIYILLRRTVVRRLCQFLRVERPSFTQSSSSSTSRQQDIHLQCSVV; via the exons atgatgacgatgatgatgacacTCCAGAGACAGTCCAGTCCCGGAGTCATTGAGGAGGACCTGGACAAGACATGGGACAtg AAAGGGTTTCTGGGCCTGGAGGGATGTCAAAGGAGAGAGTCCAGAGAGGAGGACAGCgtggagaggaaaacactgGTGGAATTGTCTGTGGACAGCTCTGAGAATGGTGCAGAAGAAGGGAGAAAG ATGATGGCCTCTTCTACTCCTCCTCTGCTCGAACCCTCCTCCGCTCCATCCCCCCCAGGGCAGCAGTTCCCAACACAGTGCCCTTATCCCCGGCCGCTCAACGGCAGCTGTGGTCCCCTGTCGGGCCCCCCAACCATGGGCGTATCCTGCCTCACCATGGCCCTGGGTGCCCTCTCCAACCTGGCCGCCCTCGTCATCCTGGCCAAgtcccgctcccgctcccgctcccgcttCCGGCGCCGCGCCCGCACTCCCTTCCTGCTCCTGACGGGGGCACTGCTGCTCACCGACCTGGCGGGCCATGTGATCCCAGGGGCGCTGGCCCTGCGGCTACATGCGGAGCGGCTCCGGGACCGAGGAGAGGCCATGAAGCCCGCGGGACTCTTCTGCCAGCTCTTCGGGGCCTGCATGGTCTTCTTTGggctgtgccccctgctgctgggCGGGGCCATGGCAGCCGAGCGCTGCCTTGGCATCACGCGGCCCCTCTTGCACTCGGCGGCTGTAACGGCGACCCGCGCTCGCCTAACTGTTGCCCTGCTGTCTGGCGTGGCCCTGCTGCTGGCGGTGCTCCCTCTAGTGGCCGTGGGCCGTTACACGCCGCAGTTCCCCGGTACCTGGTGCTTCCTACCAGTGCACGGACCCCTGGCAGCCGCCGACGCCGCCCTGCTGCTTGCCTTCTCGGCCCTGGGGCTGCTGGCATTGACCTTCTCGCTGCTCTGCAACACCACCAGTGGGCTGGTCCTGCTACTGCGGGCTCGGCGATCTCGGGGCATAGGCACACGGCCTCATGGCTGTgtttcctcatcctcctcctcgtccctGGACCTGGAGATGATGGGCCAGCTGGGCGCCATCACCACTGTGTCCTGTGTCTGctggtgccccctgctg ATCTTCATCCTGGTGTCCGTGGGCCAGTGCTACCAAGAGCGCGGACAGAGTGCTCCCGAGTTTGAACAGCTCGTGCTGCTGGGGCTGCGCATGGCTTCCTGGAACCAGGTGCTGGACCCCTGGATCTACATCCTGCTGAGGAGGACTGTGGTGAGAAGGTTGTGTCAGTTCCTCAGGGTGGAGAGGCCAAGCTTCACGCagagcagctcctccagcacctCACGCCAGCAGGACATCCACCTGCAATGCTCAGTGGTGTAG